The nucleotide window GAATTTGTAGGGGATATTGCCTCCAAAGAACAGCTAATGAATATTTGGGCGGTTGGATGGGATACTTTTTTAAATGCGTTAGAAAGCATTACTGAAGAGCAGCTTTTAAATATTATTACAATCCGAAATGAACCACATACGGTGATCGACGCAATTGAACGCCAAATGTATCATTATTCTTATCATATTGGGCAAATCGTCTATGTGGCAAAACGGTTAAAATCAAATGATTGGCACACATTGACGATTCCTAGGAAAAAATAGCGGTTCCTTCCAAAAGAAGCACCACAAAAAATCATAAAAAGTGTGGTAAAATTAAGTAGAATTCAAATAGATTTGGAGGATGCTCGATGTTTAAAAAAATTGCTGCCGATGCACTCGGCTTATCAGATATCGGTGTTGTTATATCAAAAGAAGATTTTGATAAAACGGATGCAGATGATTTCGTCTTTAATGAAATTGATGAAAAAATTTATTTTTTAATTAAAACAAAAGCAGATGAATATTGCTTTACAAACTATGCGTTAATTCATGTTGACGGTGCCAATGCCATTAGTAAAAAGCGTTTACTACGCCGTTATGATTATGAGCATTACACAATTGATCAAGTACTGTTAGAAACAGCAGGTACAATCGATTTAGATGTTGAAATTAAGTTTACAATAGGCAATAATCCATTAAGCATTGATATTCATAAAAAATATTTAACTGAGATTAAAGACTTATATAAAGCGTTGCATGCCATTTCGCTTGAGCAAAAAACAAATGCCTTTAGTATGGAGGCCGCTAAACAAAGCTTAACGCTAGCGTCGAATTCACTAGGCCGAATTGGCAATGATAGTATTTCTCCAGCTTCATCCTTTAAAGAAATTACAAGCTTCTCTCACAAGTGGTTAATCGATCAAAAAGCGCAATTTGTGAAGAAAGATTTCGGGGATGTATTTGAGAAATATATTCACAATTAAAAACTAATATATATATAAGAATAGTGTTTAAATTTATCCGTTTGCTAAAAAATAGCGAACGGATATTTTTGAATAAAGGTATCCTTCATAATTTTAAGTATTCATATTTTGTGATAAAGGAGGTGGGGTAATTTGACAAACATTCAAGCTATATTCTTTGATTTAGATGATACATTACTTGATCGAAATAAGGCAGTCGATAAGATGTTTTTAATAATTTTAGACAAGTATTATGACGAGATTACCGATGGAGAAAAAAACAAAATGCTTAAAAGATTCAAAGACTATGACAGTAGGGCTTATGGTCAAAATGATAAAGCTTTTGTTTTGGAAGCATTTTTTAATGAATTCCCACCAATCGAAAGAATTCAGCGAAATGCCCTTCAAAAATTTTGGAATGAACATTTTCCTATGTGTTTTTCGATAAACGAAAACGTACTACATCTCGTAAATGTTATAAAAGAGCAAGTGAAGGTGGCCATAATAACAAATGGCTCCACACAGAGACAATACGCTAAAATAAGTAATACAAATTTACATTGTTGTTTTGATTCAATCTTTATTTCAGAAGAAGTGGGGATTAGTAAACCAGACAAACGAATATTCGAATTCGCTTTAAATAAGCTAAATGTAAAACCTGAAGCGACATTATTTGTAGGGGATGACTTAGAAAAGGATATTGGTGGCTGTCAAAATGACAATGTTAAGGGGATTTGGTTCAATCCAAACAAACACTCGAACGATACGAAAATAAAACCATTTGCTGAAATTCATTCTTTAAATCAATTGATAAATTATGTAAAGGTGCCCTAAATGACTCTTTTAGGACACCTTTTTTTAACTTTATTCATCCGCAATGCCATAATATTTTGATTGGTAATTTTTTATTTCTTTCTTTACTACAGATAATTTTTCTTCTAATTCGGCAATTTCACCACGTAATGTAAGAGCTGTATTTGAAGATTCAGAGCGTTTTTGAATAAGGTCATTTGTTTCATTAATGATTTTTTGAAACCGTTGCCGATCATTCATCAATACAGTACCTTCCGTTTGTAAAAGTTCCTCCACTAATTGCATTTCTGCTTCCCCAATTTCCTCGGTTAAAGTCCGTATTTCAGACCGCAATGAACTATTATCAAAAGCGGAACTTATCGATTTCCAAAAGCCTTTTTGCTTTGAGTTGTTTGCTTTTTGAATTTCGAGCGTTGCAATTCGCTCTTTTTTTGAAGAAATTGTTTGGAGTAAGTGATCATAGGTAGTCGATTGTTCGGATTTGTCAATCGCATAAATAACGTTTAATAATGCCTGTCGGATTGATTCTTTCTCTTTTGTAAGCGCCTGAATCGTATTTGCTAATTCTGCACTCTCCCGTTCAGCGGAAACGGCCTTTTTTTGACGAAGGGCAATTTCTTTTAAGTATTGATGTTGGTCGTCTAGTAAACTAGTGTGCTTGTTTTTTAAATGCTGCCAGCGTGAAATGATTGGTTGAAATAATTTTTCATCATTGTTTGGTAATGCGACCATCGAGGGAAGTGTCATTTGTAAGAGTACAATTGGGACTAATCTTTTTTGTGAAACTTTATTTTGACGTGATACTAACCAACCACCTCCACCAATTGCTAATGGGATTAAAATGAACGGGTTAATGACTAACGTAAGGAGCGATGATGCTAATGTGTATACGCCAACAGGCATTGCTACTCCTCCTAAAGCAATCGTTGAAGCCATGGCAGTTGTTAATGTTGTATAGGCCGTAAAGCCAGCAATTTCCACAATAGCAGATAATACAAATACAGATCCCCTTGCAACCATTGCTTCGTGAATGGTCTCCTTCGTAACTTCCTCAATTTGTAATCGGTTTTTTAATCGGATTTGTTCATCATCAGGTAATTCAACAAGAAATTCTTGTATCTTTTGCGTGAATTTGAAGCGTTCATCTTCCTTTAATTCTTGATATTTATCATCAAAAGAAAAGAATAATTTTTGCATTTCAAATTGAATGATTTGCTGTAGCTTCGTTTGATCTGTTGAACGATCTGTGAAATCAATAAAATTATGATCACTTTTTTCTAAATCACTATAAGCATGTTCTACTATTGCCGTGCATTGTTGTTCTATATTTTCGATAGAGTGATAAGGAATTCCTTTCATCTCATACACTTCCGTAAGCTTTAAAAATAATTCAAGCTGTAGTGCTTCATCTGAAATTTGCTCGATTTTTTGCATTTCCTTTTCCAGGTTGGCATTAAAGTGGTCTACATCCTTATTAAATAATTCCTTCGTTTTTACTCTTAACAAGCTAAAAATATTTGTTTTAAATAACAATGCATAAAGCATTCGCAGCTCACGTCCTTTTAAATTCATTAAGGACATCGCAACTAATTGACCGTCGATATGTATTCCTCCTCTCAAGCTTTATACTATTGTACGACAACATGTTGCAAGGAAGTAGTAAATTCAAAACATTTCTTAGATTGAGTGAAATTCTAAAAAAATGTTCAATTTTGGTTGACACCGCTTTCAATCTATTATAAAGTACCTAATGGCGAATGATTATTAAGCTGAATAAAAAAATGTTCGTGTTTAGGAGTGTTTTAATATGATGGATACAGTTTTTGATTATGAGGATATTCAATTAATACCTGCAAAGTGTATTGTGAAAAGCCGTACAGAATGTGATACAACAGTTACACTAGGTGGGTATCAATTTAAATTACCGGTTGTACCAGCGAATATGCAAACGATAATTGATGAAACAATTGCTGAAAAATTGGCATCTGAAGGTTATTTTTACATTATGCACCGTTTCAATCCAGAAACGCGTGAGCAATTTATTCGTGATATGCAGGGGAAAGGGTACATTGCATCGATTTCTGTTGGCGTGAAAGATGAAGAATATGCATTTGTTGAACAGCTTGCAGATGCAAAGTTAACACCGGAATTCATTACAATTGATATTGCACATGGTCATTCAAATCAAGTGATTGACATGATCGGTCATATTAAAAAGCATTTACCAAACAGTTTTGTTATTGCTGGAAATGTAGGGACGCCTGAAGCTGTTCGCGAATTAGAAAACGCAGGGGCGGATGCGACAAAAGTAGGTATTGGACCAGGTAAAGTATGTATTACAAAAATTAAAACAGGTTTTGGCACTGGTGGATGGCAGTTAGCCGCACTTCGTTGGTGTGCAAAAGCAGCATCAAAACCAATTATTGCAGATGGCGGTATTCGTACGCACGGTGATATTGCTAAATCGGTACGTTTCGGAGCGACAATGGTTATGATTGGCTCATTATTTGCTGGTCATGAGGAATCACCAGGAAAAACAGTCGAAGTTGATGGTAAACTTATGAAGGAATATTTCGGCTCTGCGTCAGAGTTCCAAAAGGGTGAGCGCAAAAACGTAGAAGGTAAAAAGATGTATGTTAATTACAAAGGTCCTTTAATGGATACTTTGACAGAAATGGAGCAAGATTTACAATCATCTATTTCTTATTCAGGTGGGAAAACATTAGCTGCAATTCGCAATGTAGATTATGTGATCGTAAAAAACTCGATTTTCAATGGTGATCGCATTTAATTGTTATTTAATTAAAAATTTTCAGATAAATATTGACATCAATATGGAAAGTGCGTAAACTTGCTTTCAAGAGAACAGAAAAGGCTTTGATTGGAAGTAGTAAATTGTCCCGTATTCTTAAAGAGAGTCAGTGGGTGGTGTAAACTGACGGATACAGCAATTGAACTCGTCCATGAGCTACAACCTGAATGTCAGTAGGGAAGTCGGATGCCTCCGTTATTAGGCAAGACAGTATTGTGCTGTCGTTAAGTGGAATTGTGTCAGTAATGACCGTTCAATTTAGAGTGGTACCGCGAGTTCAGTCTCGTCTCTATCAGTAGTTGATAGAGGCGGGGCTTTTTATTTTGCCGCTGTGCCTACTTTGTTTTCCCATCAAAATAAAACAGAAAAGGGGTTTTGTAAATGAGTCGAAAAATTTGGGTGTTTGATACAACGTTACGTGATGGTGAGCAAGTACCAGGTGCAAAATTAAACCTATACGAAAAAGTAGAGATAGCTCAACAATTAAAAAAACTAGGTGTCGACATAATAGAAGCCGGTTTCCCTGCATCTTCTCAAGGTGATTTTGATGCGGTAAAGGCAGTAGCACAAAAAGTAGGGAATACATCAGATATTATGATTACAGCACTTGCTCGTGCGGTGAAGAGTGACATTGATGCTGTGTATCATGCAGTAAAACATGCACAAAATCCGATGATTCATATGGTATTAGGCACATCGGATATTCATGTAGAGAAAAAGTTTAGTAAATCAAAAGATCAAATTTTACAGATCGGTGTTGATGCGGTGAAATACGCTAAAACATTACTTCCACAAGTACAATATTCAACAGAAGATGCATCGCGCTCAGATTTTGAGTATCTATGGAAAACGATTGAGGCCGTCATGAAGGCTGGTGCAACAATGATTAATGTCCCTGATACTGTAGGGTACGCAGAGCCGGAGCAATGGGGAAAAATGATCGCGAAACTGAATGACCGCATGAAAAACTTAGATGACTCTGTGCTATTATCCGTACATTGCCACAATGATTTAGGTATGGCAACAGCAAATACGCTAGCTGCCATTAAAAATGGTGCAGATAAAGTAGAATGTACGATAAATGGTATTGGTGAACGGGCTGGTAATGCTGCTTTAGAGGAAGTTGTAATGGCGATTAAAACTCGTGGAGATGTGTATGATGTATTTACGGATATTCATACGAAGGAAATTATGAACACATCTCGCTTAGTATCAAGCTTTATGGGCATTGATGTACAAGTAAACAAGGCAATTACAGGAGATAATGCCTTTGCACACTCTTCGGGCATACATCAGGATGGCTTACTAAAATCTAGAGATGCCTATGAAATTGTTCATCCAGAAGATGTAGGTTTAGAAGATATGGAGCTTGTATTAACTGCACGCTCCGGCCGCCATGCAGTCAAAAATGCATTATCAAAGCTTGGTTTTAAAGATTTTACTGTG belongs to Solibacillus sp. FSL R7-0682 and includes:
- a CDS encoding DUF1572 family protein, which produces MNLGKAYLTTVRQRFLEAKTTAEKAMEQLSESELFWTPNEESNSIAIIIKHMSGNMVSRWTDFLTTDGEKPDRNRDDEFVGDIASKEQLMNIWAVGWDTFLNALESITEEQLLNIITIRNEPHTVIDAIERQMYHYSYHIGQIVYVAKRLKSNDWHTLTIPRKK
- a CDS encoding PH domain-containing protein; the protein is MFKKIAADALGLSDIGVVISKEDFDKTDADDFVFNEIDEKIYFLIKTKADEYCFTNYALIHVDGANAISKKRLLRRYDYEHYTIDQVLLETAGTIDLDVEIKFTIGNNPLSIDIHKKYLTEIKDLYKALHAISLEQKTNAFSMEAAKQSLTLASNSLGRIGNDSISPASSFKEITSFSHKWLIDQKAQFVKKDFGDVFEKYIHN
- a CDS encoding HAD family hydrolase, encoding MTNIQAIFFDLDDTLLDRNKAVDKMFLIILDKYYDEITDGEKNKMLKRFKDYDSRAYGQNDKAFVLEAFFNEFPPIERIQRNALQKFWNEHFPMCFSINENVLHLVNVIKEQVKVAIITNGSTQRQYAKISNTNLHCCFDSIFISEEVGISKPDKRIFEFALNKLNVKPEATLFVGDDLEKDIGGCQNDNVKGIWFNPNKHSNDTKIKPFAEIHSLNQLINYVKVP
- the guaC gene encoding GMP reductase; this encodes MDTVFDYEDIQLIPAKCIVKSRTECDTTVTLGGYQFKLPVVPANMQTIIDETIAEKLASEGYFYIMHRFNPETREQFIRDMQGKGYIASISVGVKDEEYAFVEQLADAKLTPEFITIDIAHGHSNQVIDMIGHIKKHLPNSFVIAGNVGTPEAVRELENAGADATKVGIGPGKVCITKIKTGFGTGGWQLAALRWCAKAASKPIIADGGIRTHGDIAKSVRFGATMVMIGSLFAGHEESPGKTVEVDGKLMKEYFGSASEFQKGERKNVEGKKMYVNYKGPLMDTLTEMEQDLQSSISYSGGKTLAAIRNVDYVIVKNSIFNGDRI
- a CDS encoding 2-isopropylmalate synthase encodes the protein MSRKIWVFDTTLRDGEQVPGAKLNLYEKVEIAQQLKKLGVDIIEAGFPASSQGDFDAVKAVAQKVGNTSDIMITALARAVKSDIDAVYHAVKHAQNPMIHMVLGTSDIHVEKKFSKSKDQILQIGVDAVKYAKTLLPQVQYSTEDASRSDFEYLWKTIEAVMKAGATMINVPDTVGYAEPEQWGKMIAKLNDRMKNLDDSVLLSVHCHNDLGMATANTLAAIKNGADKVECTINGIGERAGNAALEEVVMAIKTRGDVYDVFTDIHTKEIMNTSRLVSSFMGIDVQVNKAITGDNAFAHSSGIHQDGLLKSRDAYEIVHPEDVGLEDMELVLTARSGRHAVKNALSKLGFKDFTVEEFEGIFENFLKLADSKKEVYNHDLYVIVEEYYEKAEKNNPNEQTYADQFYEIEDLQIISNSTFPSASVKVRRGADVFQASAVGSGPIDALYLAIAEVTGINVKLVEYNISSVSRGQEALGKVKIIVEFNSETYMAKAAHTDILKASALAYVNAINSIIVARINPQTASQIATV